A window of Sorex araneus isolate mSorAra2 chromosome 3, mSorAra2.pri, whole genome shotgun sequence genomic DNA:
ccccaccccccgctggccCGGAATACAGATCATGGGGCTCCAGAGCCCCGGGAACTCAGCATGGAGCAGGACAGCGTCTCCTCCCTCGcaaccttccctcctcccctccctagTGAGTCCCTCTCCTTTCATGCACCCCCATTTGTCCTGCCATTTTGTCCCGCCCCGCCCAGACCACAGTCTCCGGGAATTTCCTCACCTAATATTGGTGGAAAGAAAATCTGGGAGGATGGAGGCGGCCGCATCCACTGGTACTGGGCCGCTGGCTTACTCCTCGGGGACTTGCAGCTCAGGCTCACGTTGGTCCCCACCCGGGGGACGCCCACAACACGGCAGGATGGAGGCGCTGGAGGAACTGGGGGCGGGATGGCAGATTAAAAACCACTTCTGGGACCTGGGGAAGTGGGTCCTAGTGGCTGGAGGGCTTGCTTGGCactgggtccctggcaccaaagggttcccctccacccccgcactcctgggtgtgacccccagacctAACCGTAACACACCCAAGGGACTGTCAACTTCCTGCAGGGGCTCACCCACCCAGCACGCTGAGCTCCAAGATCTGGCTGTTGGCATGCTCTGTCCTCACGCCTTGTCGGTCTTGCACGTTCACGGAACAGTAGTAGGACCCCGAGTCTCTCTCCTGGAGACCCCGAAGCCGCAGAGACACGTTCTGGGAGGGCATGGAGTAGACCAGGGCCACTCCGTCTTTGTTAATTGTGGTCCCCCGGATGTAGGCCAGCACCTGTTGTGGGCATAACCCCTCCGAGTTACTCCATGAGTgttctgtgcccccccccccactaacaCACCCCCTCAGTCCCTTCCCTGCAGCCACGGGGTCCCACCTGTCCCAGCTCCCTAGTCATCCCGACTGCCCCTGGGTCCTCTTCCCCCTAGGGGTTCTTGGGACCCCCACTTCCTGGGGTACTAGGAAAGGTTAGGAAGGGGGTGAGGTGGAACCAGTTGGGGGGCTGACCCTTGCCCCTCGAGGGGGCAGAAAGGAGGAGCAGGACAGTCATTTGGGAAGAAAAAGAGATGCTAGAATTCCGACAAGTGTTTTGCTTGCCCtagcccttcccttcccccaaccccaaatCCTCAACTTCTTCCATGGAAAGTTGGAGAAAGTTCCAGAGTTCCATGGAAAGTTggaggggggagtcacacctcAGATTTCAGAGCAAAAGAGAAAGGACCTGgccggccctgcccacccccattcCTTCCTGACCTCCCTTCCCCACGCCCCTGCCTCCCTGCATAGCGAGCTCCCCACCATACAGCGCCCTTCCTCACCTGCTCAGGATCCTTCCCCTGGCGCTGCAGGTACCAGATGGCCGAGAGCACCTCCCAGGGCTGGGACCAGCTGCCCTCCTGCATCACGGAGTACCACGCGGGGAGAACGGCCTCCGACCCCTCCACCACCTGCAGTTCCCTGAGGCCCTGCGGCACGTGCACCTGCAGCTGGGCGGGCGTGGGCACCACTGCGGGAGAAGGTGAGCAGTGAGCGCCcccctgggagagggagaggggggcgtCTCTCCCGCGCCCAGAACCACAGGGCCAGGGACGTGCTTACAACTGGGTCAGCCCTGAGTGCTACTCATGGTGGGTCAGCtccacccaccctccaaaaagTCGCCAGAGCTGATCGTGCCCCCGTGCAGCAGGCTTGGGGACACATGTCTAGCCCTTCGTTTGCTTCCAGAGTCGAACACTGCTGGGCACCAAGATGAAGGGGCAGATCCACATGCGGATTGGCAGTGGCAGGTTAGGGCTTTAGGGTACACATCAGCTGTGCTGCCTTCTACCCCTGGATGGAACATCGGCCAGCAGCACCACACTCTGCCCTTCAGGATTAACCttgcttcccacccccccactatCCAATGTGAGACcgtccccatccccctccccctcaccccccccatgCCTTCCCCGCAGGGGAGGACCAGAACAGTCGCAAGGGCCCTGCAGGGGTCGGGTTGCTACCTGCGAGTGCTGTGAGGTGAGGGGGGGGCAGGGCCCGCGGGTTTCcagggctggtgggggcgggAGTTTTCCAGGGCTGGGCCGCGGGTttccagggctggggtgcaggttcCCCGGCCTGGCTTCCGCCCCTGGGCGCCAGAGCACCAGCCGTCCGGGCACAGGGGGACCAGGAGGCTCGGCCCTGCGGGCAGTCACCCGGACGGCTGCCCCGATGCACGTCGGGCCTGGCGCTCAGCTGCGCGCCCCATTGCGCGCGGGGTCCGTGGCGGCCACGGGCTTCTGGGCCCCGCAGAAGCCGGCTGGAGCCTCTGCGGCCGGCTGGGGCCGCGACAGGATGTCGCCACCCCCACCGCTTCCCAGCGGCACGTCCTTAGCATCCCCACACCCGTTCCTTGGCCTCCGCGGCACCCCCTTCTCATTTCCTGGCGGTCCCTGCGGGCCGGGCAGGAAATTTGTGCCCGGTGATAAGCCCGAAGACAAtgacggggatgggggtgggggcggcgctgAAACAACCTCCGCCTCAAGGAGCCCCAGGACGCCCGGTCCAGAACCTGGAAGCTGGGGGGCGGGACCGCGCTTCTCTGCCTTCCTGCCGCACACCTGTGGCCACCGGGTACAGTGGGGGGACGGATCTGAGTCCCAGGAGGGGTGCCAACATCCTTCGCCCAGGGACCCCCCTGGGCCGTCCCTCTCGGGCGGGGCCTTGGACGGTTCCCGAGGGTGGAGTCTGAGCAAGTGttccccagccccaggggctcCTGCGGGAAGGAAGGCCCCCCCAAGCCCGGTTCCCTTTCTGTCCTCGAGTGTTGGCTGGGTCCGGGAGCGGACAGGGCCCGAGAAGGTCCCGGTGCGCGCCCTCGGAGCGCCGGGCGCAGGCCGGGATGGAAAGCGGCTTCTCCCCAGGGCTACTATTTTTAGTCTCCCGGACTGCGCTGAGAAACTCCCCCCTCGGGCTTCTCACGCCCCAGGGGCAGCTGCCTGCGCcaccccagagcaccagcagggcCTCCACAGTCCCAGGGACAGACCCCAGCCGGGTCCTCGGGGTGACTTACCCCTCGCCCGGCAGTGGAGCCACCTGAGAGCTAGGGACAGCGCCAGATGTGCAGGATGTGAGCAGCCTTGGGCACCCTCCCCACAAGGCCTTAGCATGAAGCGGGTGGGCGCAGGGCAGTACCCAGGAGGATGTGGAGGGGGAGCTGTGATTTCGTGGGGTTCTGGAGCAGGGACCCCAGTTCTGGCTCAGAGGGTTTCTCTGGGACCCCAAGCCCCCTACACAGAGCTAAAAGAGCAGGGGGTGGGACTAGCTCAGTCCCCACTCTCGTGCTGAACCCCTCTGGCCTCTTCCTGGTTCTATTTGCCAATTGGATTCGGCCCCACCTGGGAACCCTGAGGAGGGGCATGAGGcgtcctgggtgtgtgtgtggtgggggggagtgaACCTGCTGACCACTCAGCTTCACATCCATCCTAGACAGCACTGCCCCGCTCCTGCCAAAGGCCCTCCTGCTAATTCCCTTTGTCCTCTGACTAGCAATAGGGGTGGTGGGGtttagggggtggtgggggggtcacaaTTCTGATCTCCAGGCCTTTGTATCCCTCCCCCATTTCCTGTGTCCCAAATGACCTCACGGTTGAGCTCCGGGCCCCTCCCTGATTCCTTGGCAGGAAGCAGGAGGCGAATCTGGGCTGGGAAACCGACATAAAGTCCGCATGTCCAGCCTGGGGACAGGGCATGGGgacaggaagggggggggggactcctGGTCATCAGTGTGTAGATGAGGAGCTGGGAGGGCCCGAGTTAAGTCCTTAAGCTCTTTAGCCAGTGTCTCATCTAGCGGCTCAGCGCCTGAGCTCTGCGGGCTGGCGGTGGGTGCGGGGTGATGAATGGTGGGCAGAGATGCCCACCCCACCGGAGCACCCCAGGATGCTATACGGGACATAGCAGGGACAGAGCTCTCAGTAGACACGATggccccagggtggggggagggctgagtCCCAACCCACactgtttccccccaccccgcagctgGTGCCGcaatctcttcctctcttcccaccCGAGTCCCACGCGGCCCAGGTCTGGGGGTCACTCACCGAGCGCGCTCAGTCCCAGCAAGAAACACCGCAGCAAGCTGGTGGCCACGGTCCGGGGCAGGAAACCCATGGCCCTCTCTGGCCCGACAGTAGCGGGTGCCGGCGGCTCAGGACGTCCCGAGCGCAGGTGCTGAGGCTGCCTGGCGGCGGGTGCGGCCGCAAGAGTGGGGACACCCGGCGCGTCGGGCAGCTAGCGGCAGAGTCAGTACGTGTGCGCGCCGGTGTCGGGTGGGGACCTCCGGGGACAGGGGCGGGGCGTGCGCGGGGCGGAGAGGTGGCCGGGCTCGGACGGGACGCGCGGGCCCACCGCGGGGTGGCGCTGCCCGGCGGGCTGGGAGCCTGGAGCGGGTGGCGCGCGGAGTCCCAAGGCCCCCAGCCAgcggggtgggcagcagggacaTCCCCAAGTCTGGTCTCCGATGGGGCCTCTGACGGGGACTCGGAGCATGAGCTGCGCTGTCCCCCATCCCAGACGCCGcggccttcctggaggaggaggagcagcgcTGCTGGGGCCGGGTCGCAGCCGCTCTGCGAGCCGGAATCTGGCTTTTCCCAGCCGGGAAACCCACCGAGCTGTCCGGAGGGGTCGCGGGTCCGGGTCAGGAGCCCGCAGACGCGGTCCGGCCCCGACGCTGCCCGTGGAGGGTCCCCCGCGGGACGAGCGCACGCCTTGGGGTCCACCGCGACGCGGTCCGCGCGGGGGTCGGCCTTGGCAGGTGTCGGGTCGTCCTCACATCCTGGAGCTCCGGGGTCTCGATTCTAGTCTCCTGGGCACCAGCAGAATCAGGgagcaggaagggaaactgaggccggcaCCCAGCTCCGCTGCTCGGGAAAGCGCGGGGTCTGGGGCTCCGCCTGCGGCGCTCGACCCCTCTCGTCTCCGCGCTGGCCGCTTCCTCCACGGTCCGCTGCGATCCTTTAAGGCCCGGGCCGGGACCCTGGGGGCGAGGTCCGCTTAACTGCCCTCCGGGCCGGCGGGCACAGAGCCTCCcgcgcgccccctggcggcccggcccggcgagCGCGCGCACCTGTGCCGTCCCGCACGCACCTGACAGATGCTCGGAGGACGGCCAGAGCCCCGCACTCCCCGGGCAGTGGGCAGTGGTCGCCCACGGCAGAAGGCAGAACCGATTTCTGGCGCTGCCCGCTCGGCGTGGCCACTGACCGGGAAGCACCGCCCGGCCCTCTGGATTCCCCTGGCTCCGGGCAGCGTGTCCAGGCGGCTGCCCTGCGCACCTGGGTCCTCTTGGCAGCAACTCAAATACCTGCCATGCAGCGGCTTTGCGAAATGCCGCTCATGCGGCCCCTGGAATCTGATATTTGGCAGCTCAGCGGCAGCAGAGGCGACAGGAGGAGGTCACTAACAGGCTCACTACTTCATGCACTTGGAATTGCAGAGTACAttgtgtggggggaggcgggggggggggagggttctcCCGTGACTGAGGGTTTGGTGTTCTTTGTATTGTGCTCACAATTTCTTGACTTTATTCTATATTCCTTGAGGGGAGGCAcaactggcagtgccagggattcaaccatggtcagccacatgcaagacaagtacgagccttacccactgtactatctcttcgagGGGTCTAGATTCTGGTAAGTATCCCTTCTTTCTCCCCAGATCAGAGCTAAATCACCCCATGCAGTAACTCTGAAGGTTGTAGTCTTGGCTAAACCCCAGATCATGTAAGCTGGGAGTCGAATATGGCAGTGTCCACACTCACTTGAAACTAGTTTTTCCTTTAACATTGAAGTAAAGCTGCCACCGAGCAGTGCAGTGATATGCCCACGAGAGGGGCAGACCCAGCAAGACTCAGGGCCCTGAGCAGACTCTTCACCTAACCCAACCGCTTCTTCCTCCTGACCCTGAGCGGCCAAGGGGTAGAAGTCAGCAGAGCAGCTCCACTGCTTTGCAGAAGTCTGTGCCAAGAGTAAAAGCCAGATCTCTACTCTGTTACCCCTATGAGGTTCTGGATGTTTCCTTGGATCCTGgcttctgagtgtgtgtgtgtgtgggggggggggtggagtctCAGCTCAAATTCAAGTGCTCAGGGTCATTTTAAAAAAGGGGTGGAGTGGAGCagtagcagagcagggagggcatttcctttgcatgctgcagacctagGTCCAATactaggcaccccatatggtcccgagcccaccaggagtaagccctgagtgctgccgggtATAGTCCAAACCTGCACCCCCACAAAGTGGGGGActgtcaaagcaatagtacaatggatttgccttgcacaccgccatccaggtttaatccccggcactccatatggtgccctaagacctgccagaagtaattcctgagtgcggagccaggaccaaccactgagcattgccaggtgtggcccaaaattaaaaaaaaaaaaaaaaaaaagccagagatAGATCAACAGCAAGAGTGCACTGTTTGCACACAGGAAGCCTAGGATTGTtccttggcactgccaggtgagccTCCCCAACCCCCCTACAGCCCCAGAAGGAACTGTCAAGTGATCTCTAAGAAATGCAAGTGGCGGTGAGGGGTTGCTCTGAGCCCAAGGCAGGAGCAGCAATGCAGAGGGGGGACACCAGTGAACAGACTTATGTCCTGACATCCAAGAGGCCAGCATCATGTGTCTCACAGGCAGGTCAGCTTCCTGCAAAAAGGGACTGGGCCGTGTCCATAGCTGTTCTGCCAGGGAGCTGGTGAATGATGCTCAGTGCTGGTCCCCCCAGCAGAGGAGTTTTTACCCACAAAGTCTGGATGGACAAAGGTCAGGCTAAAATTTGTGACCTGGCCAGTGTCTATACCAGCCCTGCTGGCACATTATGTTCCCCACAGCCTCGCTGGAGACAGCGAACATCATTAGGGGCAtaggcagtggggaggggagggggaagagctGGACCTTGGCTAAGATGAGCATCCAAGGTAGGGGCGACAGACCCGCTCTGATCCCTATCCCCATCTCCTTCTCCCCAGTATATTTCTTGCCAGTGAAGCTTTACCTGGGGTTCTGGGGGGACCTACCCAAAGATGACCCTTGGTGGCATTCAAGGTGCAGAATGTGCTCACGGGGTCCTGGCACCTGCTGCACTGCCCAAGCCAgtgtggcagagccaggagggagctccAGACCCTGCCTTCCACCCTGGAACCTCAGGGGTCCAGAACACCCATACTGCAACAATGTGATAACACCTGCAGTTTGTTTCTaggctacacccggcagtgctcagggaatcctatgtggtgccagggactgaactcaggttggccacatgccagaagtgccctacccactgtaccgtcTATCCGGCCCCACACACCTGGAGCTAATACAGGTTGCACTGGCACTGGTAGGCACCTTCTAGAAGGCCCCTGGGGAGAATGCTGCGGTGGCTGCCGATGGGCTCAGGGTCTGTACAGAGGGCAGAGCCCTCTCCAAGGTCAGGCTGCCAACCTGGATCActgggggagcaggagagaggaaaagagcacATTACTGGGAAGCTGTCTTGGTGCCTGGCACCCATGGGCCCTCGGGGCTTTCTTCTGACGGAGGTGCGGGCACACTGGCTCACACTGGGGCACGACGGCGTCCCTTTgaaggagcactgctgggtcaccCTCCACAAAGGAGCAGGTTGATGGGGCTGTGGAGGAACCAGGGGCGGCAACTACTATTCTAGACGCTCTCCGCATGGATCAACAGTTCTCGTTGTGTCTCCCCCAAATGCACATGTAAAAGGAAGCTTGTCCTCTGCGGTGACATCAGAGCACGCTGGCCCCTGCCAGCACAGCCACCTCAGCCCCCAGAAGCCCCATGAGCACGTCAAGAGGCCAGGAATTActttaatattccttttttttttttaatatataaaaagtttaaatGGCAACACAACCAGAAAGCGGGCACATCACAGAAACGAAGGTCTTGGCAGGCAACACTGATTGGGAATAGCAAAACACTTGGTGCCAAAAATGAAACTCTAGATTATATACAATAGTAGCTAAGGGTGGTATGAAAAACAGTCTTATTCACTGTGATTCAAGACTGAATGTGTTCATTGTCTATTGCTTATTTTATTCAGGGTTGTAAATAATACTTATATAGAGACATAGAGATGTGTAAAAATGAAAcattgtgaaaaaaatacaatttttcaatTTCATATGAAACGCAAAGTGTAAGTCTGGTCCAATATGGAATGTACCTACATCTGTTTATACTAGGGCTctgaaaaccatttaaaaatcggtcttgtttttaaaaaaggaaagtaacCGGCCCACTGCCTAAGTCTGCAGAGTATCCTGCTTGCTCTGAACAGGCGTTTTGGGGCAAGTTCTGTTTGCTGCCCATAGTCCTCGCTGATCCTTTAGAAGCTGTCCTGGTCCGATGCACCGAGTTCCCGTGAAGAGTCTGTTGGCAGCATCCGATGAGGGCGGTCTGGGTCAAGGGAAgtggggagtggagagggaggTGAGAGCCCAAATCCTTATGAAGGATGACGTTCAGTTGTTGAATTTTAAGGGGTATCCGATGGCTTTTTCCAGGCACTCGACTAGAGAGCCAGCGGAAAGAAAATCCCTCTCAACTTCTACAAACTTGATGTAGATGGACTTGGGGGAAACGCCAGGATCCACGAGACAGTTCTGAGACAGAAACCCGTTAATACCAACCCAGTCTTTGCTGAAGGTTTTGGTATTTGCTTGGAAATGTAAGAACAGGCATTGCTGGAGAGTCCTGACCTCGGCGATGCCGAGGTAGCAATAGACGATGCGGGCGGTTTCCATTTCCACCTGTAATGAGgcctgggctgggaggggctcCAGGTCCACCCGGCCCTCCTTCCCAGCGTCCAGGGCACGTCGGTCCGCATGGGGGGAGGGTGGTCTCTCGTGACACTCTTCATAGCCAATGGCATAAAGACCTGGGCTTTTGGGGATGCCTCCTGGCAGTAAATACTGAACCACGTTGCCCCCGGTGGGCTTCGAGTGGGCGATGGGGATCCAGTCAATTTCCATGTGCAGCTCCAGGCACCTCGCTTCGCTAATCGTGATCTCTAAAAACTTGTAGTAAACATTTTTCCAGTTCATTTTCTGCACCCGGGTCATGATGATCCGGCCCTCGGGCTTCTCGGAGTTGAAGTATTCTCGGAGTCGTTTGCCCAGGGGCACCTGGGAGCTGATCTCGGCGTAATGATAACGGATATCCTCTTTCCAACGAGTGTTATAACCAATTCCAAAAATGGCCAGTTTATTCGAGAGATGAAGCCTTGAAAAGTCTGTCCAGCTCTGAAAGAGTTCCCATTTTAACTGTACCGATTCCAAGATCTGTACGATATTCTGCATGATGTCTCTCTtcctagaaaaatgaaaatcaaattccTTAAGTGTCGAGATCATCAGTGTCCAACGGACTTTCTGCAAAAACAGAAATGCCCTACACGGTCTGTACTGCACAATATGGTAGCCGCCAGCAGAAACAGCAGGCTTTTTCTAGGGAATTGCTTCCAAGGGGCCCAGGGGACTGGTGACTCCCGTGTCACATATCATGCTGTGTAGTGCAGATGGTGATAACCATAGTATTCAAATCTGAGAAACACCCGGTCCCCCACAGTCTAAACATATTAAActtaattacttcttttttttggggggggtcacacccggcaatgcacagaggttactcctggctcatgcactcaggaattactcctggcggtgcttgggggaccatatgggatgctgggaatcgaacccaggtcggccgagtgcaaggcaaatgccctacccgctgtgctattactccagccccaaaacttagTTACTTCTAATACTCCCAGGATTCAGAAACTCAAAGGATCATTCATATTTTAAGCATTGTTCTAATATTGGTTATTGATGGCCTTCAGTTAAGCACGTGACGGAGGCTATCTGTTCAGAAAGACACCCACTGTCACTTACTGATGGTGATGTATGACCTGATACAAAAATGAAGTgacattttcttctgtttgtctGAAATAATTTGCGAATCCCATCACTCCTCAGCTGATGATTTAAAGACCTACCAATTTAATCCAGAATTAAGACCTGATAATTCAGGTGGAAAAGGCAAGGCCCATGTTAAGTTTAGGCTTCCGAAGCCTAACGTGACCGTTCTACACTactattttataaaggaaaagcaaaagtaGAGAAATTATTTGAATTTGGATTTGGAGA
This region includes:
- the ESAM gene encoding endothelial cell-selective adhesion molecule; this translates as MGFLPRTVATSLLRCFLLGLSALVVPTPAQLQVHVPQGLRELQVVEGSEAVLPAWYSVMQEGSWSQPWEVLSAIWYLQRQGKDPEQVLAYIRGTTINKDGVALVYSMPSQNVSLRLRGLQERDSGSYYCSVNVQDRQGVRTEHANSQILELSVLVPPAPPSCRVVGVPRVGTNVSLSCKSPRSKPAAQYQWMRPPPSSQIFFPPILDAYRGSLNLSNLSSSMSGVYICKVHNQVGSGSCNVTLEVSTGPGAAVVAGAIVGTLLGLALLAGLVLLFQRHRQTKGVEEPANDIKEDATAPRTLPWPKGSDTISKNGTLSSVTSARALRSPPGAARPGTMTPTPSLSSQALPSPRLPGTDGAHRQPAAPSPGGISSSVLSRMGAVPVMVPAQSQAGSLV
- the MSANTD2 gene encoding myb/SANT-like DNA-binding domain-containing protein 2 isoform X1; amino-acid sequence: MAAPCGSELPANSPLKIPKMEVLSPASPGGLSDGNPSLSDPSTPRGASPLGPGGAAGSGAATSGGLGLGLGGRSAASSSVSFSPGGGGGGGGGAAAAAAAACRGMSWTPAETNALIAVWGNERLVEARYQQLEGAGTVFGSKAPGPAMYERVSRALAELGYERTPSQCRERIKTLRRCYSRVKEHGVGKRKSSYTFEQLEQVFGQGGWDAQPCQPVLINSSGLYQELESDGSTLEEYSQEDWGNHSQDLHGYPTDQELDEIPVTKRALKIKQESSEEAQKRDIMQNIVQILESVQLKWELFQSWTDFSRLHLSNKLAIFGIGYNTRWKEDIRYHYAEISSQVPLGKRLREYFNSEKPEGRIIMTRVQKMNWKNVYYKFLEITISEARCLELHMEIDWIPIAHSKPTGGNVVQYLLPGGIPKSPGLYAIGYEECHERPPSPHADRRALDAGKEGRVDLEPLPAQASLQVEMETARIVYCYLGIAEVRTLQQCLFLHFQANTKTFSKDWVGINGFLSQNCLVDPGVSPKSIYIKFVEVERDFLSAGSLVECLEKAIGYPLKFNN
- the MSANTD2 gene encoding myb/SANT-like DNA-binding domain-containing protein 2 isoform X2 — its product is MAAPCGSELPANSPLKIPKMEVLSPASPGGLSDGNPSLSDPSTPRGASPLGPGGAAGSGAATSGGLGLGLGGRSAASSSVSFSPGGGGGGGGGAAAAAAAACRGMSWTPAETNALIAVWGNERLVEARYQQLEGAGTVFGSKAPGPAMYERVSRALAELGYERTPSQCRERIKELESDGSTLEEYSQEDWGNHSQDLHGYPTDQELDEIPVTKRALKIKQESSEEAQKRDIMQNIVQILESVQLKWELFQSWTDFSRLHLSNKLAIFGIGYNTRWKEDIRYHYAEISSQVPLGKRLREYFNSEKPEGRIIMTRVQKMNWKNVYYKFLEITISEARCLELHMEIDWIPIAHSKPTGGNVVQYLLPGGIPKSPGLYAIGYEECHERPPSPHADRRALDAGKEGRVDLEPLPAQASLQVEMETARIVYCYLGIAEVRTLQQCLFLHFQANTKTFSKDWVGINGFLSQNCLVDPGVSPKSIYIKFVEVERDFLSAGSLVECLEKAIGYPLKFNN